A single region of the bacterium genome encodes:
- a CDS encoding ABC transporter permease subunit gives MSRAWWVYAIVGLFALLVAGIFLSAFLNSIASTWFGGWLPDGYTAKWYQFALAEFDLAYVLGVTIFVGLTVTLISLALGVPASYVLARRAFPGRAALLMLLVLPMLVPPITYGIPLAAMLYKLRLGGKLAGVIVANIVPAMPFVVLIMTPFFEQIDANLENAARTLGASPLRMFGRVLLPIVLPGVLAAGLLILVRAIALFELTFLVSGAKSQTLVVALYYTAFAAGIRPSQAIDAMAVVYMVTGLILLLTALRFINPVNMVIRVRR, from the coding sequence ATGAGCCGGGCGTGGTGGGTCTACGCGATCGTCGGGCTGTTTGCGCTGCTCGTGGCCGGCATCTTCCTGTCGGCGTTCCTGAACTCGATCGCGTCGACGTGGTTCGGCGGGTGGCTGCCCGACGGGTACACCGCGAAGTGGTACCAGTTCGCGCTCGCCGAATTCGACCTCGCCTATGTGCTCGGGGTCACGATCTTCGTCGGGTTGACCGTGACGTTGATCAGTCTTGCCCTCGGCGTGCCGGCGTCCTACGTGCTGGCCCGCCGCGCCTTTCCCGGACGGGCGGCGCTGCTGATGCTGCTCGTGCTTCCGATGCTGGTGCCGCCGATCACCTACGGCATCCCGCTCGCCGCGATGCTCTATAAGCTCCGGCTCGGCGGCAAGCTCGCCGGCGTGATCGTCGCGAACATCGTGCCGGCGATGCCGTTTGTCGTGCTGATCATGACGCCGTTCTTCGAGCAGATCGATGCCAATCTGGAAAACGCGGCGCGCACGCTCGGGGCGTCGCCGCTGCGGATGTTCGGCCGGGTGCTGCTGCCGATCGTTCTGCCCGGCGTGCTCGCGGCGGGGCTCCTCATCCTCGTGCGGGCGATCGCGCTGTTCGAGCTGACCTTCCTCGTGTCGGGGGCCAAGAGCCAGACCCTGGTCGTCGCGCTCTACTACACCGCGTTCGCGGCCGGCATCCGGCCGAGCCAGGCGATCGACGCGATGGCGGTCGTGTACATGGTCACCGGCCTCATTCTGCTGCTCACGGCATTGCGGTTCATCAACCCGGTGAACATGGTCATCCGCGTGCGCCGGTGA
- a CDS encoding enolase C-terminal domain-like protein, whose product MPIADLRATTVTVPLEAPLRHSNGAHWGRFVRTIVELETADGLVGLGELGGGGEAAEAALLGLKPYVVGHDAFDLEALRFKICNPTASLYNNRTQLHAAIEFACLDIIGQALGVPVYDLLGGALREEVPFASYLFFRYADPESGTGEVRTVEQLVAHARALRSSHGFRTHKLKGGVFPPDYELQCYRALAQAFPDDALRYDPNSVLSVEEGIRFGRAIEDLRNDYLEDPTWGLNGMRRLRERVRVPLATNTVVINFEDLAANVLRPAVDVVLLDTTFWGGIRACVKAAAVCETFQLGVAVHSSGELGIQLATMLHLGAAIPNLTFAADAHYHHLTDDVIEGGRLAYRNGRIAVPTAPGLGVRLDRDKVGRYAELYRKLGGYAYDRDPGRPDWYPLIPNTRWADPAVSVSLKDRL is encoded by the coding sequence CTGCCGATCGCGGACCTCCGCGCGACCACGGTGACGGTGCCGCTCGAAGCGCCGCTCAGGCACAGCAACGGCGCGCACTGGGGACGGTTCGTGCGCACGATCGTGGAGCTCGAGACCGCGGACGGGCTGGTCGGGCTCGGGGAACTGGGCGGAGGCGGCGAGGCCGCCGAGGCCGCGCTGCTCGGCCTCAAGCCCTACGTGGTCGGGCACGATGCCTTCGATCTCGAGGCGCTGCGCTTCAAGATCTGCAACCCCACCGCGAGCCTCTACAACAACCGCACGCAGCTGCATGCCGCGATCGAGTTCGCCTGCCTCGACATCATCGGACAGGCGCTCGGCGTGCCGGTCTACGATCTGCTCGGGGGCGCGCTGCGCGAGGAGGTGCCGTTCGCCAGTTACCTCTTCTTCCGCTACGCCGATCCCGAGTCCGGGACGGGCGAGGTCCGGACGGTCGAGCAGCTCGTCGCGCACGCGCGGGCGCTGCGCAGCTCGCACGGCTTCCGCACCCACAAGCTGAAGGGCGGGGTCTTCCCGCCGGACTACGAGCTCCAGTGCTACCGCGCCCTCGCGCAGGCCTTTCCGGACGACGCGCTGCGCTACGATCCGAACTCGGTGCTGAGCGTGGAAGAGGGCATCCGGTTCGGCCGCGCGATCGAGGACCTCCGGAATGACTACCTCGAGGATCCTACGTGGGGGCTCAACGGCATGCGCCGTCTGCGCGAGCGCGTGCGCGTGCCGCTTGCGACCAACACGGTCGTGATCAACTTCGAGGACCTGGCCGCGAACGTGCTCCGGCCGGCCGTGGACGTGGTGCTCCTCGACACCACCTTTTGGGGCGGCATCCGCGCGTGCGTGAAGGCCGCCGCGGTCTGCGAGACGTTCCAGCTCGGCGTGGCCGTCCACTCGTCGGGCGAGCTGGGGATCCAGCTCGCGACGATGCTGCACCTCGGCGCGGCGATCCCGAACCTCACGTTCGCGGCCGACGCCCACTACCACCATCTCACCGACGACGTGATCGAGGGCGGCCGGCTCGCCTACCGCAACGGGCGCATCGCCGTGCCCACCGCGCCGGGACTCGGCGTCCGGCTCGACCGCGACAAGGTCGGCCGCTACGCCGAACTGTACCGGAAGCTCGGGGGCTACGCGTACGACCGGGATCCCGGCCGGCCGGACTGGTATCCGCTCATTCCCAACACCCGCTGGGCCGATCCCGCGGTATCGGTGTCGCTCAAAGATCGCCTCTAG
- a CDS encoding ABC transporter permease subunit, translating into MQRTAGMRAGGGTAPVTPRAAFQWGPLLPLAPALFVVLTLFVYPFIYGLQLSLSPLPALAKGGLLANYAAFFGDPRERLSIWNTLRLAVPVTLLDLCVALPLAYRLRRPLPGQRVITGLLVIPMTLGTVLLAEGMIEFFGPAGWVNKTLLAFHLVKFPVQFVHNYTGVFLSLTISDFPAVFLVLLGYASGLDPRLEQAARTLGAGWWQRLRRVTLPLLAPGIAAAAALSFVATFSVFPSAVLVGEPAGSTRVIALAAWQAAYEQFDYPRASAIAMVMAAIELVFVTLVLVARNRAYRGPTIGGRG; encoded by the coding sequence ATGCAGCGGACCGCCGGCATGCGCGCGGGGGGAGGCACAGCACCCGTCACGCCGCGCGCGGCCTTCCAGTGGGGGCCGCTGCTGCCGCTGGCGCCGGCGCTGTTCGTGGTCCTGACGCTCTTCGTCTACCCCTTCATCTACGGCCTGCAGCTGTCCCTCTCGCCGCTCCCGGCGCTGGCCAAGGGCGGCCTGCTCGCCAACTACGCCGCCTTCTTCGGCGATCCGCGCGAGCGGCTCTCGATCTGGAACACGCTGCGGCTCGCCGTTCCCGTCACGCTGCTCGACCTCTGCGTCGCGCTTCCGCTGGCCTACCGGCTGCGGCGGCCGCTTCCCGGCCAGCGCGTGATCACCGGGTTGCTGGTGATCCCGATGACGCTCGGCACGGTGCTGCTCGCGGAAGGCATGATCGAGTTCTTCGGGCCCGCGGGATGGGTGAACAAGACGCTGCTCGCGTTCCATCTCGTCAAGTTTCCGGTGCAGTTCGTCCACAACTACACCGGCGTCTTCCTCTCGCTGACGATCTCGGACTTTCCGGCGGTCTTCCTCGTGCTGCTGGGGTACGCGTCGGGGCTGGATCCGCGCCTCGAGCAGGCGGCGCGGACCCTCGGTGCGGGCTGGTGGCAGCGCCTCCGGCGGGTCACGCTCCCGCTGCTCGCCCCGGGAATCGCCGCGGCGGCGGCCCTGTCGTTCGTCGCCACGTTCTCGGTGTTCCCGTCGGCGGTGCTCGTCGGCGAACCGGCCGGCTCCACGCGGGTGATCGCGCTCGCCGCGTGGCAGGCCGCCTACGAGCAGTTCGACTATCCGCGCGCGTCGGCGATCGCGATGGTGATGGCGGCGATCGAGCTCGTCTTCGTCACCCTGGTGCTCGTCGCGCGGAACCGCGCCTATCGCGGTCCGACGATCGGCGGCCGCGGATGA
- the iolB gene encoding 5-deoxy-glucuronate isomerase: MKVFFKRRAADGDQEIVNPKNSDSEGLELAILRPAPGRPVDAVSPGRESLLVILGGTCSIAVKGMDAWDNLGGRADVFDGVPTSVYIPAGVSYRISAAGPAEIAVWRAPAPAGGEAYVIRPPDVTVAVRGEGAWRRTVHTILDESRPAQRLVAGETFNEPGAWSSYPPHKHDRHDPPREAVFQEVYYFRVKPKDGFGFQRLYSPERHVDSAFVVEDGDTVVIPYGYHPVVAAPGYRLYYLWALAGEGRRLMASEDPAHAWVTRKG; this comes from the coding sequence ATGAAGGTGTTCTTCAAGCGCCGCGCCGCGGACGGCGACCAGGAGATCGTGAACCCGAAGAACTCCGACTCGGAGGGCCTCGAGCTCGCGATCCTCCGGCCGGCGCCCGGACGGCCCGTGGACGCCGTCTCGCCGGGGCGGGAGTCACTGCTCGTCATCCTCGGCGGAACGTGCTCGATCGCCGTGAAGGGCATGGACGCCTGGGACAACCTCGGCGGGCGCGCCGACGTCTTCGACGGGGTTCCGACGTCGGTCTACATCCCGGCCGGCGTGTCGTATCGCATTTCCGCGGCCGGGCCGGCGGAGATCGCCGTATGGCGGGCGCCGGCGCCGGCGGGCGGTGAAGCGTACGTGATCCGGCCGCCGGACGTCACGGTCGCCGTGCGCGGCGAGGGCGCGTGGCGCCGAACCGTGCACACGATCCTCGACGAGTCCAGACCCGCGCAGCGCCTCGTGGCCGGGGAGACGTTCAACGAGCCCGGGGCCTGGTCCAGCTACCCGCCGCACAAGCACGACCGCCACGACCCGCCGCGGGAGGCCGTGTTCCAGGAAGTGTACTACTTCCGCGTCAAACCCAAAGACGGCTTTGGGTTCCAGCGGCTCTACTCGCCGGAGCGGCACGTCGATTCCGCGTTTGTGGTGGAGGACGGGGACACCGTGGTTATTCCGTACGGGTATCATCCCGTTGTCGCCGCCCCCGGCTATCGGCTGTACTATCTTTGGGCGCTCGCCGGTGAGGGACGGCGCTTGATGGCCAGCGAGGATCCGGCCCACGCATGGGTGACGCGAAAGGGGTGA